From one Brevundimonas sp. PAMC22021 genomic stretch:
- the rpoC gene encoding DNA-directed RNA polymerase subunit beta', which translates to MNQDVLNIFNPVPVTPTFDQIKIALASPEKIRSWSFGEIKKPETINYRTFKPERDGLFCARIFGPTKDYECLCGKYKRMKYKGIICEKCGVEVTLARVRRERMGHIDLAAPVAHIWFLKSLPSRISLMLDMALKDVERVLYFENYIVTEPGLTPLKQNQLLTEDEFYRYQDEYGDDGFTAEIGAEAVRNLLMGIDLNAEAEKHRAELADNPSEMKAKKASKRLKLIEAFLESGNKPEWMILTIVPVIPPELRPLVPLDGGRFATSDLNDLYRRVINRNNRLKRLMELRAPDIIIRNEKRMLQESVDALFDNGRRGRVITGANKRPLKSLADMLKGKQGRFRQNLLGKRVDYSGRSVITVGPELKLHECGLPKKMALELFKPFIYARLDAKGLSGTVKQSKRMVEREQPQVWDILDEVIREHPVLLNRAPTLHRLGIQAFEPKLIEGKAIRLHPLVCTAFNADFDGDQMAVHVPLSLEAQLEARVLMMSTNNILSPANGKPIIVPSQDIVLGLYYLSLVKDGEPGEGKLFANIGEIDAALDAKVVTLHTRIKARWTEQDAQGQEVTKVIDTTPGRMKLAALLPRNPNVGYRLLEKNLTKKEIGNLIDVVYRHCGQKATVIFADQMMGLGFREAAKAGISFGKDDIVIPAAKAGMVEETRTQVEEYEQQYADGLITRGEKYNKVVDAWAKATDKIADAMMGEIAQPRVLIEGENPDINSVFMMANSGARGSQAQMKQLGGMRGLMAKPSGEIIETPITSNFKEGLTVLEYFNSTHGARKGLADTALKTANSGYLTRRLVDVAQDSIVTEDNCGSTRGITLRAVMEGGDVLVSLGQRVLGRYAAEDIKEPGADTIVFPADTYLQEEEVEAIEAAGVQSVKVRSALTCEAEAGICGHCYGRDLARGTNVNIGEAVGVIAAQSIGEPGTQLTMRTFHIGGTAQVAETSFMEATNAGTAKVTGPTVIAAHGDLVAMSRNVVVTVVVDGKDRETHKAPYGARIRVKDGAEVTRGMRLAEWDPYTTPILTEVGGVVRFEDLVEGLSVKEETDEATGIAQRVVSDWRASPRGSDLRPAMGVTTGDAYAKLASGSDARYLLPVGAVLSVSNGDEVKPGEIIARVPTEGAKTRDITGGLPRVAELFEARRPKDCAVIAEMDGRVEFGRDYKNKRRIKITPEVNADGVQPEPVEFLIPKGKHISVHDGDLIQKGDYIIDGNPDPHDLLRIQGVEALAEYLVNEVQEVYRLQGVPINDKHIEVIVRQMLQKVEVLDAGETTLIRGDTVEVAEAVAENDKVEKRGGRLATTQPVLLGITKASLQTRSFISAASFQETTRVLTDASVHGKKDMLEGLKENVIVGRLIPAGTGAYLRSLQKIANERDAVLTQAREDSIEPLPADLQLELADQS; encoded by the coding sequence ATGAACCAGGACGTCCTGAACATCTTCAACCCGGTCCCGGTCACCCCGACCTTTGACCAGATCAAGATCGCCCTGGCTTCGCCGGAGAAGATCCGGTCGTGGTCGTTCGGCGAGATCAAGAAGCCGGAAACCATCAACTACCGCACGTTCAAGCCCGAGCGTGACGGCCTGTTCTGCGCCCGTATCTTTGGCCCGACCAAGGACTACGAATGCCTGTGCGGCAAGTACAAGCGCATGAAGTACAAGGGCATCATCTGCGAGAAGTGCGGCGTGGAGGTCACCTTGGCCCGCGTTCGCCGCGAGCGGATGGGCCACATCGACCTGGCCGCGCCGGTCGCCCACATCTGGTTCCTGAAGTCGCTGCCGAGCCGCATCTCGCTGATGCTCGACATGGCTCTGAAGGACGTCGAGCGCGTCCTGTACTTCGAGAACTACATCGTCACCGAGCCGGGCCTGACCCCGCTGAAGCAGAACCAGCTGCTGACGGAAGACGAGTTCTACCGCTATCAGGACGAGTACGGCGATGACGGCTTCACCGCCGAGATCGGCGCCGAGGCCGTGCGCAATCTGCTGATGGGCATCGACCTGAACGCGGAGGCCGAAAAGCACCGCGCCGAGCTGGCCGACAATCCGTCGGAAATGAAGGCCAAGAAGGCGTCCAAGCGCCTGAAGCTGATCGAGGCATTTCTGGAATCGGGCAACAAGCCCGAGTGGATGATCCTGACCATCGTGCCGGTCATCCCGCCGGAACTGCGCCCTCTGGTGCCGCTGGACGGCGGTCGCTTCGCCACGTCCGACCTGAACGACCTGTATCGCCGGGTCATCAACCGGAACAACCGCCTGAAGCGCCTGATGGAGCTGCGGGCGCCGGACATCATCATCCGCAACGAAAAGCGGATGCTGCAGGAATCCGTCGACGCCCTGTTTGACAACGGCCGTCGCGGTCGCGTGATCACGGGCGCCAACAAGCGTCCGCTGAAGTCGCTGGCCGACATGCTGAAGGGCAAGCAGGGCCGCTTCCGCCAGAACCTCCTCGGCAAGCGCGTCGACTATTCGGGTCGTTCGGTCATCACCGTCGGTCCGGAACTGAAGCTGCACGAGTGCGGCCTGCCCAAGAAGATGGCGCTGGAGCTGTTCAAACCGTTCATCTACGCGCGCCTGGACGCCAAGGGCCTGTCGGGCACCGTAAAGCAGTCCAAGCGCATGGTGGAGCGCGAGCAGCCGCAGGTCTGGGACATCCTGGACGAGGTCATCCGCGAGCACCCGGTGCTGCTGAACCGCGCGCCGACGCTTCACCGCCTGGGCATTCAGGCGTTCGAGCCCAAGCTGATCGAGGGCAAGGCCATCCGCCTGCACCCGCTGGTCTGCACGGCCTTCAACGCGGACTTCGACGGCGACCAGATGGCCGTGCACGTCCCGCTGAGCCTCGAGGCCCAGTTGGAAGCGCGCGTGCTGATGATGTCGACCAACAACATCCTGTCGCCCGCCAACGGCAAGCCGATCATCGTGCCGTCGCAGGACATCGTGCTCGGCCTCTACTACCTGTCGCTGGTCAAGGACGGCGAGCCGGGCGAGGGCAAGCTGTTCGCCAACATCGGCGAGATCGACGCCGCGCTGGACGCCAAGGTCGTCACGCTCCACACCCGCATCAAGGCGCGCTGGACCGAGCAGGACGCGCAAGGCCAAGAGGTGACCAAGGTCATCGACACCACGCCTGGACGGATGAAGCTGGCCGCACTGCTGCCGCGCAATCCGAACGTCGGCTACCGCCTGCTTGAGAAGAACCTGACCAAGAAGGAAATCGGCAATCTGATCGACGTGGTCTATCGCCACTGCGGTCAGAAGGCGACGGTGATCTTCGCCGACCAGATGATGGGCCTAGGCTTCCGCGAGGCGGCCAAGGCGGGCATTTCGTTCGGCAAGGACGACATCGTGATCCCGGCGGCCAAGGCCGGCATGGTCGAGGAAACCCGCACCCAGGTCGAGGAGTACGAGCAACAGTACGCCGACGGCCTGATCACGCGCGGCGAGAAGTATAACAAGGTCGTCGACGCCTGGGCCAAGGCCACGGACAAGATCGCCGACGCGATGATGGGCGAGATCGCCCAGCCGCGCGTCCTGATCGAAGGCGAGAACCCCGACATCAACTCGGTGTTCATGATGGCCAACTCGGGCGCCCGGGGTTCCCAGGCGCAGATGAAGCAGCTGGGCGGCATGCGCGGCCTGATGGCCAAGCCGTCCGGCGAGATCATCGAGACGCCGATCACCTCGAACTTCAAGGAAGGCCTGACGGTTCTCGAGTACTTCAACTCGACCCACGGCGCCCGTAAGGGTCTGGCCGACACCGCGCTGAAGACCGCCAACTCGGGTTACCTGACCCGCCGTCTGGTGGACGTGGCGCAGGACTCGATCGTCACCGAGGACAACTGCGGCTCGACGCGCGGCATCACCCTCCGCGCCGTCATGGAAGGCGGCGACGTGCTGGTCTCGCTGGGCCAACGTGTGCTGGGTCGCTATGCGGCCGAGGACATCAAGGAGCCGGGCGCCGACACCATCGTCTTCCCCGCAGACACCTATCTGCAGGAAGAAGAGGTCGAGGCGATCGAGGCTGCGGGCGTCCAGTCGGTCAAGGTCCGCTCGGCCCTGACCTGCGAGGCCGAAGCCGGCATCTGCGGCCACTGCTACGGTCGTGACCTGGCGCGCGGCACCAACGTCAACATCGGCGAAGCGGTGGGCGTCATCGCCGCGCAGTCGATTGGCGAACCGGGCACCCAGCTGACGATGCGGACCTTCCACATCGGCGGCACCGCGCAGGTGGCGGAAACCTCCTTCATGGAGGCGACCAACGCCGGTACAGCCAAGGTGACCGGCCCGACCGTCATCGCGGCGCACGGCGATCTGGTGGCGATGAGCCGCAACGTCGTCGTCACCGTGGTCGTGGACGGCAAGGACCGCGAAACGCACAAGGCCCCGTACGGCGCCCGCATCCGGGTCAAGGACGGCGCCGAGGTCACGCGCGGCATGCGTCTGGCGGAGTGGGACCCCTACACCACACCGATCCTGACGGAAGTCGGCGGCGTCGTGCGCTTCGAGGACCTGGTCGAAGGTCTGTCGGTCAAGGAAGAAACCGACGAAGCCACCGGCATCGCCCAGCGCGTGGTCAGCGACTGGCGCGCCAGCCCGCGCGGTTCGGACCTGCGTCCGGCCATGGGGGTCACCACCGGCGACGCCTACGCCAAGCTGGCCTCGGGCTCCGACGCCCGCTACCTGCTGCCGGTGGGCGCGGTTCTGTCCGTTTCGAACGGCGACGAGGTCAAGCCGGGCGAGATCATCGCCCGCGTTCCGACCGAAGGCGCCAAGACCCGCGACATCACCGGCGGTCTGCCGCGGGTGGCCGAGCTGTTCGAAGCCCGTCGTCCGAAGGACTGCGCGGTCATCGCCGAGATGGACGGCCGCGTCGAATTCGGTCGCGACTACAAGAACAAGCGCCGCATCAAGATCACGCCCGAGGTCAACGCCGACGGCGTGCAGCCTGAACCGGTCGAGTTCCTGATCCCCAAGGGCAAGCACATCTCCGTCCACGACGGCGATCTGATCCAGAAGGGCGACTACATCATCGACGGCAACCCGGATCCGCACGATCTGCTGCGCATCCAGGGCGTCGAGGCGCTGGCCGAGTATCTCGTGAACGAAGTGCAGGAGGTCTACCGACTGCAGGGCGTGCCGATCAACGACAAGCACATTGAGGTGATCGTTCGCCAGATGCTGCAAAAGGTCGAGGTGCTGGACGCGGGCGAGACGACGCTGATCCGTGGCGACACGGTCGAGGTCGCCGAGGCCGTGGCCGAGAACGACAAGGTCGAAAAGCGCGGCGGTCGTCTGGCCACTACGCAGCCGGTCCTGCTGGGCATCACCAAGGCGTCGCTGCAAACCCGCAGCTTCATCTCGGCGGCGTCCTTCCAGGAGACCACCCGCGTCCTCACCGACGCCTCGGTCCACGGCAAGAAGGACATGCTGGAAGGCCTGAAGGAGAACGTCATCGTGGGCCGCCTGATCCCGGCGGGCACGGGCGCCTATCTGCGGTCGCTGCAGAAGATCGCCAACGAGCGCGACGCCGTCCTCACGCAAGCGCGCGAAGACTCCATCGAGCCGCTGCCGGCCGACCTGCAGCTGGAGCTGGCCGACCAGAGCTGA
- the rpsL gene encoding 30S ribosomal protein S12, which translates to MPTINQLIRKPRKPKPTRNKVPALEGSPQRRGVCTRVYTTTPKKPNSALRKVAKVRLAKNGYEAVCYIPGEGHNLQEHSVVLIRGGRVKDLPGVRYHILRGVLDTQGVKDRKQRRSHYGAKRPK; encoded by the coding sequence ATGCCCACGATCAATCAGCTGATCCGCAAGCCGCGCAAGCCCAAGCCCACCCGCAACAAGGTGCCGGCGCTCGAGGGTTCGCCGCAGCGTCGCGGCGTCTGCACCCGCGTCTACACCACGACCCCGAAGAAGCCGAACTCGGCTCTGCGTAAGGTCGCCAAGGTTCGCCTGGCCAAGAACGGCTACGAAGCCGTGTGCTACATCCCCGGCGAAGGCCACAACCTGCAGGAGCACTCGGTGGTCCTGATCCGCGGCGGCCGGGTCAAGGACTTGCCCGGCGTCCGCTACCACATCCTGCGCGGCGTGCTGGACACGCAAGGCGTCAAGGACCGCAAGCAGCGCCGTTCGCACTACGGCGCCAAGCGTCCGAAGTAA
- the rpsG gene encoding 30S ribosomal protein S7: MSRRHRAQKRDVLPDPKFGDLVVTKFMNYVMYEGKKAVAENIVYGAFDILADKKKDQEPVATFHAALDNVAPAVEVRSRRVGGATYQVPVEVRPDRRRALAIRWLVNAARKRGENTMTEKLAAELLDASNNRGTAVKKREDTHKMAEANRAFSHYRW; encoded by the coding sequence ATGTCCCGTCGTCACCGCGCCCAGAAGCGCGACGTCCTGCCGGATCCCAAGTTCGGCGACCTGGTCGTCACCAAGTTCATGAACTACGTCATGTACGAAGGTAAGAAGGCCGTCGCCGAGAACATCGTCTACGGCGCCTTCGACATCCTGGCCGACAAGAAGAAGGACCAGGAACCGGTCGCCACCTTCCACGCCGCGCTGGACAACGTCGCCCCGGCGGTCGAAGTCCGCAGCCGCCGCGTCGGCGGCGCGACCTACCAGGTGCCGGTCGAGGTTCGTCCGGACCGCCGTCGCGCCTTGGCCATCCGCTGGCTGGTCAACGCCGCTCGCAAGCGCGGCGAGAACACCATGACCGAGAAGCTGGCGGCCGAGCTGCTGGACGCCTCCAACAACCGCGGCACCGCGGTCAAGAAGCGCGAAGACACCCACAAGATGGCCGAGGCGAACCGCGCCTTCAGCCACTACCGCTGGTAA
- the fusA gene encoding elongation factor G → MPRTHKIEDYRNFGIMAHIDAGKTTTTERILYYTGKSHKIGEVHDGAATMDWMDQEQERGITITSAATTAFWKEKRLNIIDTPGHVDFTIEVERSLRVLDGAVTVLDGNAGVEPQTETVWRQADKYRVPRIVFVNKMDKIGADFDKSVESIRDRLGAKAVPIQFPIGAESNLSGLVDLVRMKAVVWDNDALGANFRDEEIPADLQAKANEARQYLIDNAVELDDEAMEAYLEGNEPSEETIKKCIRKAVLTGAFYPILCGSAFKNKGVQTLLDAVVDYLPSPVDIPPTPGIDYKTEEEVVRRASDEEPLSVLAFKIMDDPFVGSLTFCRLYSGKMETGMGLLNSTRDKKERVGRMLLMHSNNREDIKEAYAGDIVALAGLKDTRTGDTLCDPLKSPVILERMEFPAPVIEIAVEPKTKADQEKLGVALAKLASEDPSFTVSTDHESGQTILKGMGELHLDIKIDILKRTYKVEATIGAPQVAYRESISRKAEIDYTHKKQTGGTGQFARVKLVFEPGEPGTDFVFESAIVGGAVPKEYIPGVEKGLKSAKDNGLLAGFPVIDVKATLVDGAFHDVDSSVLAFEIASRAAFKELREKGGPKLLEPIMAVEVVTPEEYLGSVIGDLNGRRGMIQGQDMRGNATVVNAFVPLANMFGYVNTLRGMSQGRAQFTMQYDHYEPVPQHVADEVIKKYA, encoded by the coding sequence ATGCCCCGCACGCATAAAATCGAAGACTACCGCAACTTCGGCATCATGGCCCACATCGACGCGGGCAAGACGACGACGACCGAGCGGATCCTGTATTACACCGGCAAGTCCCACAAGATCGGCGAAGTCCACGACGGCGCCGCGACCATGGACTGGATGGACCAGGAACAAGAACGCGGCATCACCATCACCTCGGCCGCGACGACCGCTTTCTGGAAAGAAAAGCGCCTCAACATCATCGACACCCCCGGCCACGTGGACTTCACCATTGAAGTCGAGCGCAGCTTGCGCGTCCTCGACGGCGCCGTGACCGTGCTTGACGGCAACGCCGGCGTCGAGCCGCAGACCGAAACCGTCTGGCGCCAGGCCGACAAGTACCGCGTGCCGCGCATCGTGTTCGTCAACAAGATGGACAAGATCGGCGCCGACTTCGACAAGTCGGTCGAGTCGATCCGCGACCGTCTGGGCGCCAAGGCCGTGCCGATCCAGTTCCCGATCGGCGCCGAGTCCAACCTGTCGGGCCTGGTCGACCTGGTCCGCATGAAGGCCGTGGTCTGGGACAACGACGCCCTGGGCGCGAACTTCCGCGACGAGGAAATCCCCGCCGACCTGCAAGCCAAGGCCAACGAAGCGCGCCAGTACCTGATCGACAACGCCGTCGAGCTGGATGACGAGGCGATGGAAGCCTACCTCGAAGGCAATGAGCCTTCGGAAGAGACCATCAAGAAGTGCATCCGCAAGGCCGTGCTGACCGGCGCCTTCTATCCGATCCTGTGCGGCTCGGCCTTCAAGAACAAGGGCGTGCAGACGCTGCTGGACGCCGTCGTCGACTATCTGCCGTCGCCGGTCGACATCCCGCCGACGCCGGGCATCGACTACAAGACCGAAGAAGAAGTGGTCCGCCGCGCCTCGGACGAAGAGCCCCTGTCGGTCCTGGCGTTCAAGATCATGGACGACCCCTTCGTCGGCTCGCTGACCTTCTGCCGCCTGTATTCCGGCAAGATGGAAACCGGCATGGGCCTGCTGAACTCGACCCGCGACAAGAAGGAACGCGTCGGCCGCATGCTGCTGATGCACTCCAACAACCGCGAGGACATCAAGGAAGCCTACGCCGGCGACATCGTCGCCCTGGCCGGCCTCAAGGACACCCGCACCGGCGACACCTTGTGCGATCCGCTGAAGTCCCCGGTGATCCTGGAGCGCATGGAGTTCCCGGCGCCCGTGATCGAGATCGCGGTCGAGCCCAAGACCAAGGCCGACCAGGAAAAGCTGGGCGTCGCTCTGGCCAAGCTCGCTTCGGAAGATCCGTCCTTCACCGTGTCGACCGACCACGAGTCCGGCCAGACGATCCTGAAGGGCATGGGCGAGCTGCACCTCGACATCAAGATCGACATCCTGAAGCGCACCTACAAGGTCGAGGCCACCATCGGCGCGCCGCAGGTCGCCTATCGTGAATCGATCAGCCGCAAGGCCGAAATCGACTACACCCACAAGAAGCAGACCGGCGGCACGGGCCAGTTCGCCCGCGTCAAGCTGGTGTTCGAGCCGGGCGAGCCGGGCACGGACTTCGTGTTTGAATCCGCCATCGTCGGCGGCGCGGTGCCCAAGGAATACATCCCGGGCGTCGAAAAGGGCCTGAAGTCGGCCAAGGACAACGGCCTGCTGGCGGGCTTCCCGGTCATCGACGTCAAGGCCACCCTGGTCGACGGCGCCTTCCACGACGTCGACTCCTCGGTTCTGGCGTTCGAAATCGCGTCTCGCGCCGCCTTCAAGGAACTGCGCGAAAAGGGCGGGCCCAAGCTGCTCGAGCCGATCATGGCCGTCGAGGTCGTGACCCCGGAAGAGTATCTGGGTTCGGTCATCGGTGACCTGAACGGCCGTCGCGGCATGATCCAGGGTCAGGACATGCGCGGCAACGCCACCGTCGTGAACGCCTTTGTGCCGCTGGCCAACATGTTCGGCTATGTGAACACGCTGCGCGGCATGTCGCAGGGCCGCGCCCAGTTCACCATGCAGTACGACCACTACGAGCCGGTGCCGCAGCACGTCGCCGACGAAGTGATCAAGAAGTACGCCTAA
- the tuf gene encoding elongation factor Tu: MAKEKFERTKPHCNIGTIGHVDHGKTTLTAAITMTLAKSGGATAKKYEDIDAAPEEKARGITINTAHVEYETANRHYAHVDCPGHADYVKNMITGAAQMDGAILVVSAADGPMPQTREHILLARQVGVPALVVFMNKVDLVDDEELLELVEMEVRELLSSYQFPGDDIPITKGSAKAATDGVNPEIGEQRVLELMATVDAYIPQPERPVDLPFLMPVEDVFSISGRGTVVTGRVERGIVKVGEEVEIVGIRPVQKTTCTGVEMFRKLLDQGQAGDNVGVLLRGTKREDVERGQVLCKPGSITPHTKFVAEAYILTKEEGGRHTPFFTNYRPQFYFRTTDVTGIVHLKEGVEMIMPGDNAELNVELITPIAMEEKLRFAIREGGRTVGAGVVSKIIA, translated from the coding sequence ATGGCCAAGGAAAAGTTCGAACGCACGAAGCCGCACTGCAACATCGGCACGATTGGTCACGTTGACCACGGCAAGACGACGCTGACGGCGGCGATCACGATGACGCTGGCGAAGTCGGGCGGCGCCACGGCGAAGAAGTACGAGGACATCGACGCGGCGCCGGAAGAAAAGGCTCGCGGCATCACGATCAACACCGCGCACGTGGAATATGAGACGGCCAACCGTCACTACGCCCACGTCGACTGCCCCGGCCACGCCGACTATGTGAAGAACATGATCACGGGCGCCGCCCAGATGGACGGCGCGATCCTGGTGGTTTCGGCCGCCGACGGCCCGATGCCGCAGACCCGCGAGCACATCCTGCTGGCCCGTCAGGTCGGCGTGCCGGCGCTGGTGGTGTTCATGAACAAGGTCGACCTGGTCGACGACGAGGAGCTGCTCGAGCTCGTCGAGATGGAAGTGCGCGAGCTGCTTTCGTCCTACCAGTTCCCGGGCGACGACATTCCGATCACCAAGGGCTCGGCCAAGGCCGCGACCGACGGCGTGAACCCGGAAATCGGCGAACAGCGCGTGCTGGAGCTGATGGCCACGGTTGACGCCTACATCCCGCAGCCTGAGCGTCCGGTGGACCTGCCGTTCCTGATGCCGGTGGAAGACGTGTTCTCGATCTCGGGCCGCGGCACCGTGGTGACGGGTCGCGTCGAGCGCGGCATCGTCAAGGTCGGCGAGGAAGTCGAGATCGTCGGCATCCGTCCGGTCCAGAAGACGACCTGCACGGGCGTGGAAATGTTCCGCAAGCTGCTGGACCAGGGCCAGGCGGGCGACAACGTGGGCGTGCTGCTGCGCGGCACCAAGCGTGAAGACGTCGAGCGCGGCCAGGTGCTGTGCAAGCCGGGCTCCATCACCCCGCACACCAAGTTCGTGGCCGAAGCCTACATCCTGACCAAGGAAGAAGGCGGTCGTCACACCCCCTTCTTCACCAACTACCGCCCGCAGTTCTATTTCCGCACGACCGACGTGACCGGCATCGTGCACCTGAAGGAAGGCGTGGAGATGATCATGCCCGGCGACAACGCCGAGCTGAACGTCGAACTGATCACCCCGATCGCCATGGAAGAAAAGCTGCGCTTCGCCATCCGCGAAGGCGGCCGCACGGTTGGAGCCGGCGTGGTCTCCAAGATCATCGCCTGA
- a CDS encoding sensor histidine kinase, with product MNAEAIRSRPVLGYGLAIGAWLAAFVLRVALADWFPPGFPYLTFFPAVVVAAYFAGLWPSILTAVLSGLSAWWFWIGAPGFDWSPATAVALVFFAFVVAVDIFFIVGMTSARGKLEAEAARSAALAQSRDLLYREVQHRVSNNIQVVSSLLRLEAGMAKDGDARRILTEAASRTALIAKVQRGLSDAEGRATPFEAVARDLCADALAAAAREDVALLLDGGQLTLTAEEATPVMLILLECVNNALEHGLADREGRIEVVFAETEGQRRLTVRDDGRGLPSGFDAGRPSSLGLRIVHGLAGQLGGRFEMEHVDPGVRCALAYPIPRDIAG from the coding sequence TTGAACGCGGAAGCTATCCGGAGCCGGCCGGTGCTCGGCTATGGCCTGGCGATCGGCGCATGGCTGGCGGCCTTTGTGCTGCGCGTGGCGCTGGCCGACTGGTTTCCTCCAGGCTTTCCCTATCTGACCTTCTTTCCCGCCGTCGTGGTGGCCGCCTATTTCGCGGGACTGTGGCCGTCGATCCTGACGGCGGTGCTGTCGGGTCTCAGCGCATGGTGGTTCTGGATCGGCGCGCCGGGTTTCGACTGGAGCCCGGCCACGGCCGTGGCCCTGGTGTTCTTCGCCTTTGTGGTTGCGGTCGATATCTTCTTTATCGTCGGCATGACCTCGGCGCGGGGCAAGCTGGAGGCGGAGGCCGCCCGCAGCGCCGCCCTGGCCCAGAGCCGGGACCTGCTCTACCGCGAGGTCCAGCACCGCGTGTCCAACAACATCCAGGTGGTCAGTTCGCTGCTGAGGCTGGAAGCGGGCATGGCCAAGGACGGCGATGCGCGTCGTATCCTGACCGAGGCGGCCAGCCGCACGGCCCTGATCGCCAAGGTGCAGCGCGGCCTGTCCGACGCCGAGGGCCGCGCCACCCCGTTCGAAGCGGTGGCGCGCGATCTTTGCGCCGACGCCCTGGCCGCCGCCGCGCGAGAGGACGTCGCCCTGTTGCTGGACGGGGGGCAGCTGACGCTGACGGCGGAGGAGGCGACACCGGTCATGCTGATCCTGCTGGAGTGCGTGAACAATGCACTCGAGCACGGCCTGGCCGATCGCGAAGGCCGGATCGAGGTGGTGTTCGCCGAAACAGAGGGGCAGCGTCGGCTGACCGTGCGCGACGACGGCCGGGGCCTGCCGTCCGGCTTCGATGCGGGACGGCCGTCGAGCCTGGGCCTTCGGATCGTCCATGGCCTGGCCGGGCAGTTGGGCGGCCGCTTCGAGATGGAGCACGTTGATCCCGGCGTCCGCTGCGCGCTCGCCTATCCGATACCGAGGGATATCGCAGGCTGA
- a CDS encoding hemolysin family protein — translation MLLIAIVVVLLLVVLNGLFAMTELAVVSSRKSRLQSRAERGDKGARAALKLAEEPTHFLSAVQVGITLIGILAGAYGQAAIAGELDRILEASFPALSAYTEVFSTLLVVICITYVSLIVGELVPKRLALIFPESIAAKMAAPISTLAIVLKPFVLLLTASTSGILKLLGVKDRDGSDVTQEEVETMIAEGTSAGLIEPEEQEMIEEILRLGDRPVRVAMTPRTDVYWVALDDTPETLREEIRLCPYSRIVVARDGDLDHPVGVVHKKDLLDALLTTGELTVEAHIATPAFIPQSTSVLKALEILKGSFVHMAFIVDEYGAFEGVVTATDILEMIAGDFNEGHDEPHAYVTQRSDGSWLVDGRTDLDELCDVLGEDFGENESFHTVAGLILHQLSRVPDEGEVLQVGRFEVEVIDMDDRRIDKLIFREVVKAEDEKDAVAAHVES, via the coding sequence ATGTTACTGATCGCCATTGTCGTCGTTCTGCTCCTTGTGGTGCTCAACGGCCTGTTCGCCATGACCGAGTTGGCGGTCGTCTCCTCTCGCAAGTCGAGGCTGCAAAGCCGGGCGGAGCGGGGCGACAAGGGGGCGCGCGCGGCGCTGAAGCTGGCGGAAGAGCCGACCCATTTCCTGTCGGCGGTTCAGGTCGGCATCACCTTGATCGGCATTCTGGCGGGCGCCTACGGTCAGGCGGCGATCGCGGGCGAACTGGACCGCATCCTGGAGGCGAGCTTTCCGGCGCTGTCGGCCTATACCGAGGTGTTCTCGACCCTGCTGGTGGTCATCTGCATCACCTATGTGTCGCTGATCGTCGGCGAGCTGGTGCCCAAGCGACTGGCCCTGATCTTTCCCGAATCGATCGCGGCCAAGATGGCGGCGCCGATCTCGACCCTGGCCATTGTGCTAAAGCCCTTCGTGCTGCTGCTGACGGCATCGACCTCGGGCATCCTCAAGCTGCTCGGCGTCAAGGATCGCGACGGCTCGGACGTGACCCAGGAAGAGGTCGAGACCATGATCGCCGAGGGCACATCGGCTGGTCTGATCGAGCCGGAAGAGCAGGAGATGATCGAGGAGATCCTGCGTCTGGGCGACCGGCCGGTGCGGGTGGCCATGACGCCGCGCACCGACGTCTATTGGGTGGCGCTGGACGACACGCCCGAGACGCTGCGCGAGGAAATCCGCCTGTGTCCCTATTCGCGCATCGTGGTCGCGCGCGACGGCGACCTGGATCACCCCGTCGGCGTGGTTCACAAGAAGGACCTGCTGGACGCTCTTCTGACGACCGGCGAGCTGACGGTCGAGGCGCACATCGCCACCCCGGCCTTTATTCCGCAGTCGACTTCGGTGCTGAAGGCGCTGGAGATCCTCAAGGGCTCCTTTGTCCACATGGCCTTCATCGTCGATGAGTACGGCGCCTTTGAAGGCGTGGTGACCGCGACCGACATTCTCGAGATGATCGCCGGCGACTTCAACGAGGGCCACGACGAGCCGCACGCCTATGTCACCCAGCGTTCGGACGGCAGCTGGCTGGTCGACGGGCGCACCGACCTGGACGAACTGTGCGACGTCCTGGGCGAGGACTTCGGCGAGAACGAAAGCTTCCACACCGTGGCTGGCCTGATCCTGCACCAGCTGTCGCGCGTCCCGGACGAGGGCGAGGTGCTGCAGGTCGGACGCTTCGAGGTCGAGGTGATCGACATGGACGACCGCCGCATCGACAAGCTGATCTTCCGCGAGGTGGTCAAGGCCGAGGACGAAAAGGACGCGGTGGCCGCCCACGTCGAGAGCTGA